A portion of the Candidatus Zixiibacteriota bacterium genome contains these proteins:
- the serC gene encoding 3-phosphoserine/phosphohydroxythreonine transaminase translates to MAKKVYNFNPGPAILPKEVLQTVQVELLDYRGTGMSVLEISHRSAEYEEINNQAMALIREIMGLGDNYKVLFVGGGASTQFALIPLNFLPKGQTAAYVDTGEWANKAMKEAKIVGQVHLAASTKEEKYKRIPKLNEIRFPSDAAYLHITSNNTIYGSQWHWWPETGTVPLVCDMSSDILSRQLDFKKFALIYAGAQKNLGPAGATVVIIRDDLLAKAQTGLNTMFQYKTHADKLSLYNTPPVFAVYVVKLVLEWIKKQGGLKAVERVNMAKKERIYQIMDLYPDYYRGTVDHDSRSWMNLTLRMPSEDLEKKFLSEAKGAGFVGLKGHRDVGGVRVSLYNALPLEGAEQLAAFMDAFRKAN, encoded by the coding sequence CGGCCCGGCCATTCTGCCTAAGGAAGTGCTTCAAACCGTTCAGGTAGAACTGCTGGATTACCGCGGGACCGGTATGTCGGTGCTGGAGATTTCTCACCGGTCGGCCGAGTACGAAGAGATCAACAATCAGGCCATGGCCCTGATCCGCGAGATCATGGGACTTGGCGACAATTACAAAGTGCTGTTTGTCGGCGGTGGCGCCTCCACCCAGTTTGCGCTAATACCGCTCAATTTCCTCCCCAAGGGGCAGACGGCTGCCTATGTCGATACGGGTGAGTGGGCCAACAAAGCCATGAAAGAGGCGAAGATCGTTGGGCAGGTGCACCTGGCCGCCTCGACTAAGGAAGAAAAGTACAAGCGGATACCCAAACTCAACGAAATCAGATTCCCTTCTGATGCTGCTTATCTGCACATTACGTCGAACAACACGATCTACGGTTCACAGTGGCACTGGTGGCCAGAAACCGGCACTGTGCCCCTAGTGTGCGATATGTCGTCCGATATTCTCTCCCGACAGCTTGATTTCAAGAAATTCGCGCTGATCTATGCCGGTGCCCAGAAGAACCTCGGACCGGCCGGAGCGACGGTTGTGATTATCCGCGATGATCTGCTGGCCAAAGCCCAGACTGGCTTGAACACCATGTTCCAGTACAAGACCCACGCTGACAAGCTCTCATTGTACAACACACCGCCGGTCTTTGCAGTCTATGTCGTGAAGCTGGTGCTTGAATGGATAAAGAAACAGGGTGGTTTGAAGGCGGTAGAGCGTGTTAACATGGCCAAGAAAGAGCGCATCTATCAGATTATGGATTTGTACCCGGACTATTACCGCGGGACGGTTGACCATGACAGTCGAAGCTGGATGAACCTGACTCTTCGCATGCCGTCCGAAGACCTCGAGAAGAAGTTCCTCAGCGAGGCCAAGGGGGCCGGGTTCGTGGGTCTGAAAGGGCACCGCGATGTCGGGGGAGTGCGTGTGTCACTCTACAACGCCCTTCCGCTTGAAGGGGCCGAACAGCTTGCGGCCTTCATGGACGCCTTCAGGAAAGCCAACTGA